In the Helianthus annuus cultivar XRQ/B chromosome 11, HanXRQr2.0-SUNRISE, whole genome shotgun sequence genome, one interval contains:
- the LOC110887778 gene encoding uncharacterized protein LOC110887778: MSHEHVDFMGNQYRPQNNPYSNTYNPGWKNHPNFSWKPDASNQHPPGFAPRPTAPVHGAYGPPRPQQPPPSSDPSAITLRSGKTAQPIPPTVPAKPDDDDEVDEEIEAESPGEVQQRRLPASTARPKEPVREYVPPIPYPGRLKKQKMEEHYGKFLELFKQLHINLPFVEALAQMPKYAKFLKDILSNKKKLEELSQVTLNEECSAVLQNKLPKKMNDPGNFTIPCLIGSLSVSNALADLGASINLMPYAVFAKLDLGEPKPTRMSIQLADRSVKYPRGIVENMLVKIDKFVFPVDFVILDMDEDKNVPLILGRPFLATARALIDVCTGRLTLRVDDEEVTFDIGKSMQHSQSQDDTLYFIETIDTYVSDHLHATFEEDVMDTQLLGGEIFGSPSVDRMIEEVTCLIGHASPPCPEVFEVVDRVTEPKAHPSIEDPPSVELNELPDHLEYAFFEGETHLPVIISAGLSKEEKDQLLEVLK; the protein is encoded by the exons ATGTCACACGAGCATGTTGATTTCATGGGTAACCAATACCGTCCTCAAAACAATCCCTACAGCAATACTTATAATCCGGGATGGAAGAATCATCCAAACTTTAGTTGGAAGCCCGATGCTTCTAACCAGCATCCACCCGGATTTGCTCCACGTCCCACAGCTCCAGTTCATGGAGCATATGGTCCACCTCGACCTCAGCAGCCGCCTCCTTCTAGTGATCCTAGT GCCATCACATTGAGAAGCGGCAAGACCGCTCAGCCCATCCCTCCGACTGTTCCAGCAAAGCCGGATGACGACGATGAGGTTGATGAGGAGATTGAGGCTGAGTCTCCGGGTGAGGTACAACAGAGGCGActcccagcaagtaccgcacgacCCAAGGAGCCAGTGAGAGAGTATGTCCCTCCCATTCCATATCCGGGGAGGTTgaagaagcagaaaatggaagaACACTATGGTAAATTCCTCGAGCTTTTTAAGCAACTTCATATAAATTTACCATTTGTCGAGGCACTTGCTCAAATGCCTAAGTATGCCAAGTTTCTGAAGGATATCCTATCCAACAAAAAGAAACTTGAGGAGCTTTCACAGGTGACCTTGAATGAAGAGTGTTCAGCGGTTCttcagaacaaactaccgaagaAGATGAATGATCCTGGGAATTTCACTATCCCGTGTTTGATTGGTAGTTTGTCGGTCAGCAATGCATTAGCTGATCTTGGAGCTAGCATAAACCTCATGCCATATGCGGTTTTTGCTAAGCTAGACTTGGGTGAGCCCAAGCCGACTCGTATGAGCATTCAGCTAGCCGACCGTTCAGTGAAGTACCCTCGAGGCATAGTTGAGAATATGCTGGTGAAAATCGACAAGTTTGTCTTTCCTGTCGATTTCGTGATTCTGGACATGGATGAGGACAAAAATGTTCCACTTATCTTAGGTCGCCCATTCCTAGCCACTGCGAGAGCCTTGATTGATGTCTGCACCGGTAGACTTACTCTTAGGGTTGATGATGAGGAGGTTACCTTTGACATTGGGAAATCCATGCAACACTCACAAAGTCAAGATGATACACTCTACTTTATTGAGACTATCGATACTTATGTGAGTGATCATCTTCATGCTACATTCGAGGAGGATGTTATGGACACACAGCTGCTAGGAGGGGAGATTTTTGGTTCGCCTAGTGTGGACCGAATGATTGAGGAGGTGACCTGTCTGATAGGTCACGCGTCTCCCCCGTGTCCCGAGGTTTTTGAGGTTGTGGATCGCGTTACTGAGCCTAAAGCACACCCTTCTATTGAGGATCCACCTTCGGTTGAGCTTAACGAGCTTCCAGATCATTTGGAGTATGCTTTCTTCGAGGGTGAGACTCATCTGCCCGTTATCATTTCTGCTGGATTATCGAAAGAAGAAAAGGATCAATTGCTTGAAGTCCTGAAGTAG